DNA from Tripterygium wilfordii isolate XIE 37 chromosome 15, ASM1340144v1, whole genome shotgun sequence:
ATAATCACAAAAGACTCGTTGTCAATTGCCTGTAACAACATTGGACAGCCTGGTTCTCAGATCGATTATAGGTGAAATTCAtttatgaatcttgatgcatttaGATACATACAGATTAATGAGTCTTTGACGTACCTTGTTTTTCTTCATCATTTTATACAGGCCAAGCTCAAGCACACCCTGCGCATTCAAGACAAGGCCAAGAGTGATAGCATCGATCGTTGGCATTCTGCAGCAGAGTGATGCTACAAATGCTCCTATGAATTTCCCAACTGCACTCATGAGGGCAGTGGATTGAACTGTCAGATAGCTCTTCAATCTAAGGGCAAAAATATTTATCACCAACCCATTTTTGACAAAGAACAGAGGCATAAACAGCCAAGAAGTCATGAGCTCTAGCTTCTCCACCAGAGCTGATCCTATTGGCGGCCCCGCTGGAATAGTTATCCCCAGAATCAAAGGTCCATAGTAAATATGCAAACCAAGAGCCTGACTACAAAATCCTGTCACAAGAACTGCTGCAAATAGCACAATTACATGGCTCTCTCTTATTGGTTCACCCTCCGGGTTATGCCGAATCATCCACATAGCCAGAGGGCGAATAACAAAGATGACGGCAACTGCAACCGCGATGCTATTAGAAATTGTCTGCAGAGCTTGGTAACTGTCATGGGGTGATTGATGCAACATAACACTTGTTGTTACCAGAAAGAAACTGCACAAGTTACTAACCATTGAGGAAGACATTGCCACTCTTCCGAAATCAGAGTTTATGATCTTGAGCTCGGAAAGGAAGTAAGCTACAACCGGGAAGGAAAGTGCAGACTCCATCTGCGCCACCACAGGAAGTGACTTGGCTACATTCGGGTCTAAACTGACATTTTGCTTCATGAGGAAGGACCAGCCAGTGCTTAGAAGCATGGACACAGCCACAGTAGCAAACCCAATAGCGGACgtctttttgtttattttcattaCCACCCAAGGATCCATATTAACTCCAATGAGGAAGAAGTAGAACATATATCCGAAGCCAGAGAGCACGTCAAGAAGTATAATGCCTCTCAGAGGGAAAATggtgcttgaaaacgtgaaattccGGCTGAGAATGGATGGACCAAGTATTATACCACCCTGGAGTGGCCAAGATAAACATTCAAAACCTAGAACAATAATGGGTTGCCAATCTTACGATAAAAAGCTCGATGTCAATGCAAATGAAAGGAAGAAGATGGATGAGAAGTGTAAAGCTTACTAAAATTTGTGAGACGACGATGGGCTGGTTGAGAGGCCTGAGGAGCCTAGAGATGAGAAGGATGGCCAGAGAAGCGAGAGAAAGCTCCAATAAAAGAAGAGGAACCGAGTAACCAAGAGGGTTGGAATGGTTGAATATGCCTTTGGAATCTGTCCTCCCCACGGCAGTGCAAATGGTGGTGAAGTTTCTGACCGGACTCGCTGTTTCCCCTGCGTATGTAACAATGTCATCGGGCTCCATGATGATGGAACCCATGATTGAATCTCTCCAGCTTGGTTCTGGTAGGTCCTTTACTCCTTTTTACGGTGGAGGAACCAGAAGACGTCCGCAGAGAGAAATGTTAAAAGAGAGAAACGAGAGAGAGAAGTGGGAAAAACAGGTGATGGTTGGACAAGAAACAACCTCAAAATCATGGGTGATCAATTAACGTTTGACGGAGTTTGTTGTCTGGCTATAGCAACGTGTTGCTTAGTTTTTGTTAAAAGGCATCCAAATTAAGATGTCCCATGCAGTCTTAATAGCTACACCATCGAAATGGATTACATACCCCTTCTCTCTAATCAACTCTGTATATACATATTGAAAATGCTAAGCATCCAATGTGTTTTTTCTCCCCCCAACTATTCTAAATGCATACATGATCAATGGTAAATCGTGATCTTCTAAATGCACACATGATCGATGTTAAATCGTTATCTCCACATGAAATCGTGTACGTCCATCTCGACATTTAGAAAACATATACTGACATCCGGGATAGCCGGGGCAAAACACATTGGGCCATGAGACATTAAGACTTATTCGTGCACGCATGATCGATGTTAAATCGTGATCTTTTAAATGCGTATATAATTGATGTTAAATCGTGTACGTCCATCTCGACATTTAGAAAACATCCATCTCGACATTTAGAAAACATATATCGACATCTGGGATAACCGGGACAAAACACATTGAACCGTAAGACACTAAGACTTATTAGCGAAAGAGAAAGCAAGACACTAGGACTTATTCTTCGTTAGGTGTAAACGTTAAATTGCCATATCCAAATTCGTGAAAGAGAAGGCAAGTCTAGTCTTTTACTTAAaagttgtttttatttatttatttttccttcaatttggcAGAAACAATAACTTCTAAGGAAAGAACACACTCGTTGCTGGCGCAGCATTGGCAACGATGTTATCATGGAGAGTAAAAATTTGTTATATGCATTCGTATACACGGACCTCAAACAACAGAAGCGAGAACATCATTCTGCTCCATCCTGAACTATTACATGAAAGAATGAACGAATTTCATAACTATGCTTTACAGTAGACTTCTTTGGCAAGTCTTTCTCTTGGAGAATTATGACATCATACTCTTATGGCCCTTGATCGCCTTTGCAATCAGCAATATTTTCTGCACAAGCTGAAACAGACTAAGTTACTTCTTGGTACTTCTTGTGACAAAACGGATTTAAAGATCAAATGTGGAAAGTCAAAATGTCAATGTTCTCTTCCTAAGAAAAATTGGCGAAACAAATGCTTTGTTCGCAAGCGGACTGGTCATTTTGCTCGGAATTGTCCACAAAAGGCTAAACGTACACAACTGATTCAACAAATAAGCTATCACTGTGCTGACTATCATCCTGATGACGATGATATTGAATCCTTGTATTCTTTAGTTGATGATCCTATGGATGCTCAACTAGCTCTGCTCTATGATGATGATGCAGCCTAGATCTGTACAGAGAGTTACTAATCTACAAAATTGGATGAGAATTTACCAAAGATTTACATCATATGCCAAAAGTTCAATCGTCAAGGCGTTGGATTTCACCCATCAGGATCCGGTTGCTGGAGACCTTGAAGCCAAGGAGAGCAGGGTCTATTTGCCTcccttttttccctttctttttaacatttttaccTGTAACTGCACCTGCAGCTCCATCACAAGAATCCATCGTAGCAGCATTTAATTCTTCAGCATCCAAAGGAACTGGTTTCTTGAGCATGTCAATAAATGATGCCTCTGATACAACAGCATCACTGCAAGATGAAGTCCTCCGGAAATGAACCTCTCTACTCCCAGATGCCTGTATTCGAGCATTTTGGGCAGCCCCAGTGGACGCACGATTCACATCTGAATTATCAATCCTACTAAATCAGCCACAATTGACAAATTGAAAAGTGAGAATACAGCTTGATGAGAAATGTAAAATACCATCTGAAGTTGCAATGTTGGTTGAATTTTTCAGCTTAATTAGTGGGGAGGAAGCCAGCTCTGATGAAACATCCCGTGAAGATAGAGCCAGAGATATAGGCGGGCGTCTATTTGAAGCAAGCCCCTTGCTCAAAATTGACGACTGTCTGTTGAAAACAGTACAGTATTCCTTAATATCGTAAAAAGTATAAAACATTGTAATTAAGGGTGCAAGATTGCTGCAATTACACTTCCAGAAACATACCAACTTAAAAACCCAATTCCATAAAGAATTATGTGCCAACAAGTAATTTGGAAGTTTAAACACAGATAATATCAACGACGACATCACCACCCAATCATTATCCacagaaaagagagagaatagcaGAAAGTGAAAAATGGGCATTATAATAAGAACTGATTTATCCGTACAAGGTACAACTTCCAAATACATCACCATAAGAGGTGAAAAAACAGTGGAACTCTTACTCATAAGCAAATAACAACCAATAACCATTAACAGGTCAAAACACCTAACATAAATTCAGAAAAATACTATGCTGCAAGACAGCAGAAAAGATTTACCTGTCATTGAAAACTTCCTCTTCAACTGATTTATCCAATCCCATATCATAGCTGTACAGGCTTCCATTTCCACCTGCCCCATTCAAAAGTGATTTAACACCATTGTcataggaaaaaaatatttaaaaaagatGAATGTCAAACAAATTACCAGCACTACTTATAGAACCATGCCTGCTATGTGCATTAATAGGCAACTCTCGAAAATCCATGGCACCTTCTGCTTCTGCCACCAAGTCGTTTTCCCTCTCCAAAAATGACCTGTTCATTGCAGTTATGCCTTGAGAATCATTCCTCCTCCCCTTTCCATCCCGCTCTACAATGCCTCTCCCAGTCATATCACTATCACCTGACATGAACGAGTCTTCTAATAATGCTGCAGAATTCGATATGAGAGGCAACCCTTCACTGTTTCCCTGATGGTTAAATTGTCTGTTCATTGCCTCAAAGACCAAACGATCTTGCAAAGAAACACTAGAGTTAGAATTCTGAAGCCCTTCCACAAGTGAGTTATTCATGCTAGCTTTTTTACCTGTGAAACGATTAAATGGAACACGTGAAGAAAATGACTCGGAAATTGGTTCAAGGATTTCCCCAGTATCAGAAGATGATATATGATGTTCAGGATCAACTTCCGATGATTGCATAGACTGAATACACGATTTCTGGTGAAGGTCCATCAAAGCTTGCTTGGAGTTTTCCTCGTGAGTTCCAGCTAACCCCCACATATCTAAATCAGGAGAAATTATGGTACTGTCCGGAAATTTTCTTTGCCTCTCAGCTTCAAGATGCAATTGTTGCATCCTTCCTTCAATCGAGCTATTGTCTAGTTGCCTGTTATTTCCAGAGAGTTCCATTGCCATAGCTTGTGGATGAGAACCACAAAAGTCATCAAGAACTTGTCGACCAACAGCAGATGCACTAGAAGTGAAAGAACTCAACCGGTCAGCAGAGTGCATATATAAATGTTCTAAATCTAGACCTCGGGCAGATGCGTTTGCATTGTCCAACTTTATCCCTGAATTAACAGCGGGAAGAGAAATTGACCTGTCAAATGCTTGAGAGTTAGGCTCATAAAACCCACGCTGATGATGCTCTTGTAAAATATGACCCCTGTTACTGTGAGCCAACTGCTCTTCATGAGAAGGAAACCTCTGTTGTTGCTGATAAAAATCTAAAGTATTAATTCCTGCAGAAAAAGAATGATGACCACCAGCATGATCCCGCTGAAAGTGACCAGTTTCATCAACCAACCACGGCCCACCAAAATGCCTTTCCCCGTCCATTCCCAATTGCTGCCTCAATTCCATAGATAACCGCTGAACCTCAAACTGTTGCTGCCGCAAACGAAGTTCGCGTTCTGAGGGATGCATTTCACCATGCTTCACTTGTGATAGGAGGTCCAAATAATGAACCTCCCGTTCCCGAAGTGCACTTTGACTGATCTCTGCTTGGAATATCTGCTCCAATGACGGATCAAAATGCCTTGAAGTATGAGAATTCTGTTGTAGTTCTCGAAGAAGTAGCATCCTCAACTGCGCCTGATCAAGAAAGTTATCTTTCACAGGATCCATATTTGGCTGCCCATAACCAATATCAGACATTGGATGCTGCAGCATTTGTTCAAAAAGCAATTGCTGAACTTGAGACTgatgttgctgttgttgtttcTCCAGTAATTTTATTTGATGGTGACGGAGTTGCTCTTGTCGCTGTTGCTGCTGCATCAGCAGTAGCCTCTTCTGTTGTTGAAGCTCAAATTGCCGCTGCTGCTGTTGGAGCTCAAGTTGCCGCTGCTGTTGAAACTGAAGTTCCAAAAGCCCGTCCATATTTGGGAATGGATAATGGACCGAAGACTGGAAATTAGGAAGCTCACTAGGAGTAAAACCTGGCATCTGATCCTCCTCCAACCCAGAGGTTTGTGCAAAAGGATGAGAAGATAAAAGATCATGTCGCTGAAGTTGTTTCTTCTGCAATTTCTGAGCCATCAAGTGATTTGCCAAGTCAAAATCGTTGAACTCTTGTTCCCTGTGAGATATGTGTTGGGCATCTATTGGCCCAGAATTTATGTTTGGACCAGaaaattgtttgtttttataatCACTAGACCGCGTCCCCACAAGTGGAATTTGGTCAGCCATCGCACCAAAAGACCTGTGACTAGTAAAACCAGTGTCTTTCTCAAAGAAAGAATCTCTCCTGTGATCCTGTTCACCCACACCAGTAACAATATTTGATGTCTGATCACCCCTCAAATGAGAATTGCTCCTGAGTTCAGACAATGGCAGACCAAATGGAAGCAACCTATCATCCTGATGTTGAGGCAAGCTAGTTTCTGAAAATTTAGTCGCAAGGGAAGACTGACCAGTGGGATTGGAAACTGAATCATGCCTGTCATCAGGTCCCATCAAGGGGATACTAGTACTACTTCTAGGCCTTCCAGGAAAGACAATCTCTGCATGGAACAGAAAATATAAGCAATTGAAAATGACAATAGATAAAATAGACAGCAGTAATGCCAAGTTATGCCACTTACCTTCATCTTGAGCAACAAAATTTCTGAAGCTTTCATCATACTGGACATCGGTGCGATAACTGTGGTCAGGTGCTCCAGCCTCAACACTAACACTTGACATCACATCAAATCCAGATGAAGACCAATGCTGGTTCTCCCTATAATCCAACCCCTTAAAGTCAGAAGCAGAAGCAGGATCCAGTGCACTTTCCTCCAAACTGCCTCCCACAAAATCAGACAGTGTTGGCCTAGTCGGTAAATCAGCACTGGAAGCAGACCtagatttgattttcaaatgtgGCATGACCTCACCAAGTTCTTGAAAAGACAATTGCTCAGGGGCATCAGACAAACGGACTAGTAGGTCGGTTCCAAAATATCCTTGCTCAAACCATGTAATGATGTCGATCCCCAAGTATGGTCCCTGTATATTTCCTTGCGGATCAAGATAGTACAGACTTAACTCCTCTGGTGGGATACCACTTTCCAATGAAGGTCCTTCATCACCCCTCTTTAGTCGGAGTGAGTCACCACTCAAATTTTGATGCAGAGAAGAAAAGTCATAAAAGGAATTTGAATCATCAGGAAGCTGGCTACCAATTTCAAAAGAAGTAGGACCATCAATATCTCCCAACTTAGAGTTAGCAGAAAAATCCATATCTACAGCTGCTATTTTACTGGAGACCGTGAGTTCACGAACACTGTTTCCTGGCCCACTCTCTATTGCATTATTAGAAAC
Protein-coding regions in this window:
- the LOC120016424 gene encoding cation/H(+) antiporter 15-like, whose protein sequence is MGSIIMEPDDIVTYAGETASPVRNFTTICTAVGRTDSKGIFNHSNPLGYSVPLLLLELSLASLAILLISRLLRPLNQPIVVSQILGGIILGPSILSRNFTFSSTIFPLRGIILLDVLSGFGYMFYFFLIGVNMDPWVVMKINKKTSAIGFATVAVSMLLSTGWSFLMKQNVSLDPNVAKSLPVVAQMESALSFPVVAYFLSELKIINSDFGRVAMSSSMVSNLCSFFLVTTSVMLHQSPHDSYQALQTISNSIAVAVAVIFVIRPLAMWMIRHNPEGEPIRESHVIVLFAAVLVTGFCSQALGLHIYYGPLILGITIPAGPPIGSALVEKLELMTSWLFMPLFFVKNGLVINIFALRLKSYLTVQSTALMSAVGKFIGAFVASLCCRMPTIDAITLGLVLNAQGVLELGLYKMMKKNKAIDNESFVIMCTSMVLVQGAITPIIKSIYDTSRRYVVYKRRTVMHSKPNSELRVLICIHDLNKVPAAINLLEALNPTKRSPLFVYVVHLVELVGRANPLLIHHKLSKRPSSNARTSNHIVKAFRCFEQNNEGHVSVHPFTAISPTKTMHDDVCTIALDKRTHLVIVPFYKTFHSSGAIESYRRNVMMTNRKMLDKAPCSVAILVDRGLLKSSRPILESWSSYRVAILFLGGPDDREALALATRMATHRNINLTLIRLLQNGNITSDDTKERKFDNEVVSEFRTSLAGHYRVMYIEEVVMDAAGTIAVIRSIENQYELIMVGRHHDSQSPLISGLVDWNEHNELGAIGDVLASAEFLRNTTILVVQQLTNLEKESHNTHTINFRDQTTVGEETEDVPIKM
- the LOC120016569 gene encoding uncharacterized protein LOC120016569, with the protein product MADGKLNLPEDLFSSKSPDERFSVKGEAWVGNGEDKDLMGLLDEAKDRVTSESSIPLSPQWLYAKPMDSKMLGSGTTGDTRSPNTLAHGNLADPNLKESWHLDGSQEKKDWRRASAEVDSGRRWREEERETVPLGRNRKKDDHRVDAMSARYNSESRVMSSDRWHDVANRNSDHDSRRDSKWSSRWGPEEKEKDIRNEKRTDAEKEDNDKQNIVGNNRVASERDNDSRDKWRPRHLMEVHAVGSAAYRTAPGFGLERGRVEGSNTRFAPGRGRATGNGSLQIGMPPCAPGIGSLLSVKNGKYCYPRGKLLDIYRNQKSAPNFTAIPEGMDHLLPATQVDPVKPLAFVVPNIEEESVLGKIWSGKITSSGVFGESVRDKYTMLNDNSTGINDVSLAEEKQAKEKQISLTDAKETIDSSNKAGVNRFCKGDVEASHVSGTQFVMTEERDALKGEQKLAANDVSNNAIESGPGNSVRELTVSSKIAAVDMDFSANSKLGDIDGPTSFEIGSQLPDDSNSFYDFSSLHQNLSGDSLRLKRGDEGPSLESGIPPEELSLYYLDPQGNIQGPYLGIDIITWFEQGYFGTDLLVRLSDAPEQLSFQELGEVMPHLKIKSRSASSADLPTRPTLSDFVGGSLEESALDPASASDFKGLDYRENQHWSSSGFDVMSSVSVEAGAPDHSYRTDVQYDESFRNFVAQDEEIVFPGRPRSSTSIPLMGPDDRHDSVSNPTGQSSLATKFSETSLPQHQDDRLLPFGLPLSELRSNSHLRGDQTSNIVTGVGEQDHRRDSFFEKDTGFTSHRSFGAMADQIPLVGTRSSDYKNKQFSGPNINSGPIDAQHISHREQEFNDFDLANHLMAQKLQKKQLQRHDLLSSHPFAQTSGLEEDQMPGFTPSELPNFQSSVHYPFPNMDGLLELQFQQQRQLELQQQQRQFELQQQKRLLLMQQQQRQEQLRHHQIKLLEKQQQQHQSQVQQLLFEQMLQHPMSDIGYGQPNMDPVKDNFLDQAQLRMLLLRELQQNSHTSRHFDPSLEQIFQAEISQSALREREVHYLDLLSQVKHGEMHPSERELRLRQQQFEVQRLSMELRQQLGMDGERHFGGPWLVDETGHFQRDHAGGHHSFSAGINTLDFYQQQQRFPSHEEQLAHSNRGHILQEHHQRGFYEPNSQAFDRSISLPAVNSGIKLDNANASARGLDLEHLYMHSADRLSSFTSSASAVGRQVLDDFCGSHPQAMAMELSGNNRQLDNSSIEGRMQQLHLEAERQRKFPDSTIISPDLDMWGLAGTHEENSKQALMDLHQKSCIQSMQSSEVDPEHHISSSDTGEILEPISESFSSRVPFNRFTDRLVFEAMNRQFNHQGNSEGLPLISNSAALLEDSFMSGDSDMTGRGIVERDGKGRRNDSQGITAMNRSFLERENDLVAEAEGAMDFRELPINAHSRHGSISSAGGNGSLYSYDMGLDKSVEEEVFNDRQSSILSKGLASNRRPPISLALSSRDVSSELASSPLIKLKNSTNIATSDDVNRASTGAAQNARIQASGSREVHFRRTSSCSDAVVSEASFIDMLKKPVPLDAEELNAATMDSCDGAAGAVTGKNVKKKGKKGRQIDPALLGFKVSSNRILMGEIQRLDD